Proteins encoded together in one Lathyrus oleraceus cultivar Zhongwan6 chromosome 5, CAAS_Psat_ZW6_1.0, whole genome shotgun sequence window:
- the LOC127081021 gene encoding uncharacterized protein LOC127081021, translating into MGGRPLIIYLTILEGSMGCVLGQHDETGRKEHVIYYLSKKFTDCESRYLMLEKTSCALARDAKCLRQYMLTQTTLLISKMDPVKYIFETPALTGRVARWKMDLTEYDIQHVPQKVIKGSVLSDYLAHHPLEDYQSMRFEFPDEDIMLIRDCNILDPEEGPEPGSRWTLVFDGASNAHGNGIEAVITSPTSFHLPFTVRLCFECTNNMAEHEACIFGIEAAINLRIKILKVYGDLSLVISQVKGDYDTRDHKLIPYKEHVLKLIPYFDEITFHHIPQEYNQLANALETLASMFNVKWKNEAPSFCLNYLDEPFYCLAAEDEAVDYP; encoded by the coding sequence ATGGGGGGTAGACCATTGATCATATACCTCACCATCCTCGAAGGATCCATGGGATGTGTCCTTGGCCAACACGATGAGACTGGTAGAAAGGAACACGTAatatactacttaagcaagaaattcactgattgCGAGAGTAGATATTTGATGCTTGAAAAGACTTCCTGCGCACTAGCTCGGGATGCCAAATGCTTGAGGCAGTACATGCTCACCCAAACAACACTGTTAATCTCCAAGATGGACCctgtcaaatacatctttgagacGCCTGCTCTAACCGGTAGGGTAGCTCGATGGAAAATGGATTTAACCGAGTATGACATCCAACATGTCCCTCAAAAGGtcatcaaagggagtgtattgtccgacTATCTTGCACATCATCCCTTGGAAGACTACCAGTCTATGCGCTTCGAATTCCCCGATGAGGATATTATGTTGATTAGGGATTGCAACATCCTCGACCCCGAGGAAGGACCCGAGCCTGGATCCCGATGGACCttggtttttgatggagcttctaatgcTCATGGCAATGGCATTGAGGCTGTTATTACCTCCCCAACGAGTTTTCACCTCCCCTTCACCGTAAGGTTGtgttttgaatgtacaaacaatatggcagagcACGAGGCGTGTATCTTCGGTATTGAAGCTGCAATTAATCTTAGGATCAAAATCCTTAAAGTCTATGGAGATTTATCCTTGGTCATTAGCCAAGTTAAAGGAGATTATGATACTAGAGATCACAAACTCATCCCTTACAAGGAGCATGTATTGAAATTGATCCCATACTTTGATGAGATCACATTCCATCACATCCCTCAAGAATATAATCAACTAGCTAATGCCCTGGAAACTTTGGCATCCATGTTTAATGTCAAGTGGAAGAATGAAGCGCCATCCTTTTGCCTCAACTACTTGGACGAGCCTTTTTACTGTTTGGCGGCCGAAGACGAAGCTGTCGATTATCCTTGA